The Actinomadura sp. WMMB 499 genome includes a window with the following:
- a CDS encoding fatty acyl-AMP ligase, whose protein sequence is MEHFTIPLPEILHRRAREQGDRLAFRFLADGTPEGAVDWTYGDLARNAAVVAAELAGPRAEGNPRPEGTRVLLAVDPGLHYVASLFGILAAGATAVPSFPPAGRRAAERFLAIVADSAPDTVIASAWQAAEAAELARRLPADRRPRRWIFVDDAFFADAAAGPGELPALSTDPALLQYTSGSTGDPKGIVLTHDNLISNCEVLQRNMGPDPARIGLSWLPPYHDMGLMGTIMLAVHGGWPLVMMSPVHFVQRPVRWLRAVSEYGVTISVAPNFAFDMCVDGVSDDELDGLDLGSLRQLYCGAEPVLKATLDRFRDRFARHGYRESALIPCYGMAEATLFVSGKPDGTMMRTLRLDKAALERGTVQDAPAGAGAVANVVSCGAVAHGHEALIVDARTRRPLPDGTVGEIWVRGPNVAAGYFGRPVPTAETFSASPAGADGGGAPADGGPVADADYLRTGDTGFLRDGELYVTGRLKDVIVIAGRNLYPQDIETSALAAHGELRRAAAFPVRPSGGAESLVVVAELRRAGRRDAAELAAIREAVIAAVTAGHAVRPSGVHLGPPGTVPTTTSGKVRRGAARIAYERGTLKRLAPARSGPDDRAAPAAADEPVGTVSR, encoded by the coding sequence ATGGAGCATTTCACGATTCCATTGCCCGAAATACTGCATCGACGAGCACGAGAACAGGGTGACCGGCTCGCGTTCCGGTTCCTCGCGGACGGGACACCGGAGGGGGCGGTCGACTGGACCTACGGTGACCTGGCACGGAACGCGGCCGTGGTGGCCGCCGAGCTGGCGGGCCCGCGCGCCGAGGGGAACCCGCGGCCCGAGGGAACGCGCGTCCTGCTCGCCGTGGACCCCGGCTTGCACTACGTGGCCTCGCTTTTCGGCATCCTCGCCGCCGGCGCGACCGCCGTCCCGTCCTTCCCGCCCGCCGGCCGGCGGGCCGCGGAACGGTTCCTGGCGATCGTCGCCGACAGCGCGCCGGACACGGTGATCGCGTCCGCGTGGCAGGCCGCCGAGGCGGCCGAGCTGGCGCGCCGGCTCCCCGCCGACCGCCGCCCGCGGCGCTGGATATTCGTGGACGACGCATTTTTCGCGGACGCCGCGGCGGGCCCCGGGGAATTGCCCGCGCTATCCACCGACCCCGCCCTGCTGCAGTACACCTCGGGATCCACCGGTGATCCCAAGGGAATTGTCCTCACCCATGACAATCTGATCAGCAATTGCGAGGTGCTGCAGCGGAACATGGGCCCGGACCCGGCCCGGATCGGGCTGTCGTGGCTGCCGCCGTACCACGACATGGGGCTGATGGGGACCATCATGCTCGCGGTGCACGGCGGGTGGCCGCTGGTCATGATGTCGCCCGTCCACTTCGTGCAGCGGCCCGTCCGGTGGCTGCGCGCGGTGAGCGAGTACGGCGTCACGATCTCCGTCGCCCCGAACTTCGCGTTCGACATGTGCGTCGACGGCGTCTCCGACGACGAGCTCGACGGCCTGGACCTGGGCAGCCTCCGGCAGCTCTACTGCGGTGCCGAACCGGTCCTGAAGGCGACCCTCGACCGGTTCCGCGACCGGTTCGCCCGGCACGGCTACCGGGAGTCCGCGCTGATCCCCTGCTACGGGATGGCGGAGGCGACGCTGTTCGTCTCCGGCAAGCCCGACGGCACGATGATGCGCACCCTCCGCCTCGACAAGGCGGCCCTGGAACGCGGCACCGTGCAGGACGCCCCGGCCGGAGCGGGAGCCGTCGCGAACGTGGTGAGCTGCGGGGCCGTCGCGCACGGGCACGAGGCGCTGATCGTCGACGCGCGCACCCGCCGGCCCCTGCCGGACGGCACGGTCGGGGAGATCTGGGTGCGCGGGCCCAACGTCGCGGCCGGCTACTTCGGGCGGCCGGTGCCGACCGCCGAGACGTTCTCGGCGTCCCCGGCCGGAGCGGACGGCGGCGGCGCGCCCGCGGACGGCGGCCCGGTGGCGGACGCCGACTACCTGCGCACGGGCGACACCGGGTTCCTGCGCGACGGGGAGCTCTACGTGACCGGCCGCCTCAAGGACGTGATCGTCATCGCGGGCCGCAACCTGTACCCGCAGGACATCGAGACGTCCGCGCTGGCGGCGCACGGCGAGCTGCGCCGCGCCGCCGCGTTCCCGGTGCGCCCGTCCGGCGGCGCCGAGTCGCTGGTGGTCGTCGCCGAGCTGCGCCGTGCGGGACGCCGGGACGCGGCGGAGCTCGCGGCGATCCGGGAGGCGGTGATCGCCGCGGTGACCGCCGGGCACGCGGTGCGGCCGTCGGGCGTCCACCTCGGCCCGCCCGGCACGGTGCCGACGACCACGAGCGGGAAGGTGCGGCGCGGCGCGGCCCGCATCGCCTACGAGCGCGGCACCCTCAAGCGGCTCGCGCCCGCCCGGTCCGGCCCGGACGACCGGGCGGCGCCCGCGGCGGCGGACGAGCCGGTCGGGACGGTGTCGCGATGA